CCTTGCCATGATAGCCGCCGTCGGCGCCGAACTGATAGGTTTCGCCGTAGATCAGGCGGCGCGGATGTTCGGCGATGAGCTGGATATGCTGGCCGCGCGTCTGTGGATCGTGGAGGATGACGTAGGTCGGGCGCACTTCGGGGTGGTTCCTGGCGAGCCAGGCGAGCGGCGCGGCGACATTGGCGAGCGGCGCGGGGCGGGCGTCGGCGCCATGTTCCTCGCCGAAGATCGGCGCATAGGCGGCCTCGACGTCATTGTTGTAGAAGGCGGCGGCGAGGCCATGGGCGCCGACGACGCCAAGCCCGATCATCGCGCCGGTCAGCGCGATCGCGAGCGAAAAGGGCAGGGTCCAGACGCTCAGCCGGTTGTGCCAGTCGGCGAGGCCGACGCCATGATTGTCGCGCGCGCGGAGGCGAAAGGCGTCGCGGAAGATGCGCGGGTGCGCGACGATGCCCGACAGCGTGAGCGCGAGGATCATCACGCCGAAGATGCCGACGATCGTCATGCCGACAAGGCCCGGAATGTTGAGCGAATAATGGGCGTGGAGCAGAAACTCCGACCAGGCATTCTCCTCGGGCATGGCGATCCTGCCATCGGCGTCGATGTGCACCGCCTGATGGTCGGTGGTGATCGTCGTGCGCGGCAGGCCGCCGACCGGCATATGGACATAGAGGTGCGTCGTGGCGGGCTTGCCCTTTTCGCTCGCGAGCACCGCGGCGACGGCGCGCTGCACCGCGTCGGGGGCGATCGCCGCCATTTCGGGGGCATTCGGCTGTTCGATGCGCTGCCATTCCTGATAGAAAACAACGACGGTGCCGGTGAGGCAGATGAGATAGAGCAGCGCCGAGGCAAGCAGGCCGATCGCGGCGTGGCCCGACAACGCACGCTGCACTGCGTCCTTGGAAAAAGCGAGGGTCACAGGGCGCCTCCGACGAAAATCAGGCCGAGCCCGGCGGCGGCGGGAAAGGCGAGCAGCGTGTATTGCGAACGCCGGCGCGGCAGCATGAGCAGCCAGAAGGCGAGGATGCCCCAGAGGAGGGGCAGGAGGAGCAGCGCCATCGCATTGCCGTCGGCGTCGCTCCACCCCGCCATCCCCGCGAACGCGCGCGCGCCGAGCGCGGCGAGCAGCGCCGCCGCAAAGGCAAGCGGAACGGTGAGGAGGAAGGTGAGCAGGCGGCGACCCAATGCACGCGGCTCGCCCTTTTCGGGGAGCATATGCGCCTTGCGGTCCGACGCGCGGCCCTTGCCCCTGGGCGCGGTCCAGCCGGCATGGGCGAGGAGCAGCGCGGCGGCGGCCATGCCGCAGAGCGACGCGACCGCGAGCCCCCACGCGCCATCGCCCGCGAGCGCGAGCGCCGGGCCGACGAGCATCAGCGCCCAGCCGACGCCGTTCGCCGCCGCCGAGCGGCGCGGCAGGCTCCACGCGCGGCGCAGTTGCAGCACCGCGGCGACGACCGTCGCGGCGCCCGCCAAAGTCAGGAGGGGCCAGACCAGAGGCGCGGTCTCGCTCATCGGAAGCGGTAACCGACGGTCGCCATCACATTGCGCGGCGCGCCCATGAAACAGTCGCCCCGCGCGAGGCAGGAGGCGAAATATCTGTTATCCAGCAGGTTCGTCGCATTGATCGCCAAGCGCCAGTTGTTCCAGCTGACCTCGGCGAGCGCATCGACGGTGGTGTTGCTGGGGGTGACCAGCGACCAGGCAGGGCCCGTCGAGCGGCGCTTGCCGGTGTAGACGACCCCGGCGCCGAGCCGCAGCTGTGCCTCACCCGTCAGCCCAAAGGTCTTGGTCGACCAGATCGAGGCGATGTGGCGCGGCAGATAGTCGAGGTCGGTGTTCACCTCCGACTTCAGCTTGTTATAGCCATAGTTGACGAGCAGGTCGAAATTGCCGGGCAGGC
This DNA window, taken from Sphingopyxis alaskensis RB2256, encodes the following:
- a CDS encoding PepSY-associated TM helix domain-containing protein, whose product is MTLAFSKDAVQRALSGHAAIGLLASALLYLICLTGTVVVFYQEWQRIEQPNAPEMAAIAPDAVQRAVAAVLASEKGKPATTHLYVHMPVGGLPRTTITTDHQAVHIDADGRIAMPEENAWSEFLLHAHYSLNIPGLVGMTIVGIFGVMILALTLSGIVAHPRIFRDAFRLRARDNHGVGLADWHNRLSVWTLPFSLAIALTGAMIGLGVVGAHGLAAAFYNNDVEAAYAPIFGEEHGADARPAPLANVAAPLAWLARNHPEVRPTYVILHDPQTRGQHIQLIAEHPRRLIYGETYQFGADGGYHGKVGLSDGHMGQQLAASTYNLHFGNYGGLPVKLAYIVFGLALTIVVATGTSIWLGKRQRRGLHEPRLRAGWDGVIWGVPLALTLTFLARLLIGNGAPLIAIFWTLTIAIPLLAIAFAARRPKRLLQYLLCGSLALALASWSVV